A stretch of Stigmatopora argus isolate UIUO_Sarg chromosome 22, RoL_Sarg_1.0, whole genome shotgun sequence DNA encodes these proteins:
- the crcp gene encoding DNA-directed RNA polymerase III subunit RPC9 yields MEVKNANAAMLSNYEVFKLLTDLKEQKKDSGKSKHSAGQQNLNTIMYETLKYLSKTPCSRQGPEMIQAFLSTMRDHKLTKAEKLQLLNHRPQTAVEMQLMVEESEERFSEQQIEELIQTISQLLPGDPEQEVPANAGAEMA; encoded by the exons ATGGAAGT GAAAAACGCTAACGCTGCTATGCTCAGCAACTATGAG GTGTTCAAGCTGCTCACTGACCTAAAGGAACAGAAAAAGGACAGCGGCAAGAGCAAACACAGCGCCGGACAACAAAACCTCAACACCATCATGTATGAA ACGCTGAAGTACTTATCGAAGACGCCGTGCAGTCGCCAGGGTCCCGAGATGATCCAGGCATTTCTTTCCACCATGAGGGATCACAAACTCACAAA GGCTGAGAAGCTCCAGCTACTGAACCATCGACCACAGACTGCCGTGGAGATGCAGCTG ATGGTGGAGGAAAGCGAGGAGCGTTTCTCCGAGCAGCAGATCGAAGAGCTCATCCAGACCATCTCCCAACTTCTGCCCGGCGACCCGGAGCAGGAAGTTCCGGCGAACGCCGGCGCAGAGATGGCTTGA
- the asl gene encoding argininosuccinate lyase — protein MTAEGSKLWGGRFVGAIDPVMERFNASMAYDQRMWDADLRGSKAYVKALHKAGLVTGDEMASILQGLEKISEEWSKGVFVLKNDEDIHTANERRLKELIGVAAGKLHTGRSRNDQVVTDMRLWLRDAIATLSDEGLLLISAMVERAAAEIDVLFPGYTHMQRAQPIRWSHWILSHAVALRRDVERLQDIRKRVNVLPLGSGALAGTPFAIDRELLKTELSFDEISLNSMDATAQRDFVAEFLFWASLCATHLSKMAEDLLMYSTKEFSFVTLSDAYSTGSSLMPQKKNADSLELIRSKAGRIFGRCAGFMMTLKGLPSSYNKDLQEDKEAMFDCYDTILAVLQVITGVVSTLKINTGSMEAALSPDMLATDLAYYLVRKGVAFRDAHALSGKVVFAAESKNVALNQLTLEDLNNISPLFGTDVSSVWDYTSSVEQYAAPGGTAKSSVSAQVQQLRAWITRQKVCA, from the exons ATGACTGCAGAG GGGTCCAAACTGTGGGGCGGACGTTTTGTGGGCGCCATCGACCCAGTGATGGAGCGCTTCAACGCATCCATGGCGTATGACCAGCGGATGTGGGACGCCGACCTGAGGGGCAGCAAAGCCTATGTGAAGGCTCTACACAAGGCCGGCCTGGTCACTGGAGATGAAATGGCCAGCATACTGCAAGGACTAGAAAAG ATCAGTGAGGAGTGGAGCAAAGGTGTCTTTGTGCTTAAAAACGATGAAGACATCCATACTGCCAATGAACGCAGACTCAAG GAGTTGATTGGCGTCGCTGCGGGGAAGCTCCACACCGGCAGGAGTAGGAACGACCAG GTGGTGACCGACATGCGCTTGTGGTTGCGGGATGCCATCGCCACTCTGTCGGACGAAGGCCTCCTCCTCATTTCCGCCATGGTGGAGCGCGCCGCAGC AGAAATAGATGTCCTGTTTCCCGGTTACACCCACATGCAGCGAGCTCAGCCAATCAGGTGGAGCCACTGGATCCTGAG TCACGCCGTGGCATTGCGGCGGGATGTGGAACGGCTGCAGGATATCAGGAAGCGCGTCAACGTCTTACCTCTAGGAAG CGGCGCCCTTGCCGGAACGCCGTTTGCCATTGACAGAGAACTTCTAAAGACAG AGTTGTCATTTGACGAGATCAGCTTGAACAGCATGGACGCCACGGCGCAACGGGACTTTGTCG CCGAGTTCCTGTTCTGGGCCTCGCTCTGCGCCACACATCTGAGCAAGATGGCAGAAGACCTTCTGATGTACAGCACCAAAGAGTTCTCCTTTGTCACGCTCTCCGATGCCTACAG CACAGGCAGCAGCTTGATGCCCCAGAAGAAGAATGCCGACAGCCTAGAGCTAATCCGGAGCAAAGCGGGCCGAATCTTTGGCCGA TGCGCAGGTTTCATGATGACCCTGAAGGGCCTTCCCAGCTCATACAACAAAGACCTGCAG GAGGACAAGGAGGCCATGTTTGACTGCTACGACACCATCCTTGCTGTCCTTCAGGTCATCACAGGAGTTGTTTCCACGCTAAAG ATCAATACTGGCTCCATGGAGGCCGCGCTCAGTCCTGACATGTTAGCCACCGATCTGGCCTACTACCTCGTGAGGAAAGGG GTGGCGTTCAGGGATGCTCACGCGCTGTCAGGTAAAGTGGTATTTGCAGCTGAATCCAAAAATGTCGCCTTGAACCAGCTGACCTTGGAAGACCTCAACAACATCAG CCCGCTGTTTGGAACCGACGTGTCGTCGGTGTGGGACTACACGTCCAGCGTGGAGCAATATGCGGCGCCGGGCGGCACGGCCAAGAGCAGCGTGTCCGCTCAGGTACAACAACTGCGTGCGTGGATAACCCGGCAAAAAGTGTGTGCATAA
- the ca4c gene encoding carbonic anhydrase IV c → MHLVLSLILALPSLCAGGWCYQSQSSCDNACRDPSRWFSDFPRCGGLRQSPINIVSRKVHVNTQLPPLEFIGHEDRINITVENKGHSAHFHLPQSVRLSGGALPGHYRAAQFHFHWGASGTPGSEHTVDGERFPMELHIVHIKEPYGSLTEAEHDMAGIALLAFLFEESTDDHPHLDTVIAALGQVQHNGSTALISNFQLSDIIPPSQELRGYYRYVGSMTTPGCEQAVAWTVFHKTLPVSSRQLDAVVQQCRFWTGQPMMDIFRPTQPLDGRAVYRSNSAARLRSAAFSAVLATVAVFIH, encoded by the exons ATGCATCTTGTTCTCAGCCTGATCCTTGCTCTCCCTTCTCTATGCGCAG gtggcTGGTGTTACCAGAGCCAATCCTCCTGTGACAACGCTTGCAGAG ACCCGAGCAGGTGGTTTTCAGATTTCCCTCGCTGCGGGGGTCTGCGCCAGTCCCCCATCAACATTGTCAGCCGCAAAGTTCACGTCAACACGCAGCTGCCACCCCTGGAGTTCATAGGTCACGAGGACCGCATCAACATCACTGTGGAGAACAAAGGACATTCGG CTCACTTCCACCTGCCTCAGTCGGTTCGCCTGAGCGGAGGAGCCCTGCCGGGTCACTACCGGGCCGCACAGTTCCACTTCCATTGGGGGGCCAGTGGAACGCCTGGATCGGAGCACACCGTCGATGGAGAGCGATTCCCCATGGAG CTTCACATAGTCCACATCAAGGAGCCGTATGGGTCTCTGACTGAAGCGGAACATGACATGGCAGGAATTGCCCTGCTGGCCTTTCTGTTTGAG GAATCCACTGACGACCATCCTCATCTGGACACCGTTATAGCAGCTCTGGGCCAAGTGCAGCACAACG GCTCCACAGCATTGATTTCCAACTTCCAGTTGAGCGACATCATCCCGCCGTCTCAGGAGCTGCGAGGTTACTATCGCTACGTGGGCTCCATGACGACGCCAGGATGCGAACAGGCTGTGGCATGGACCGTCTTCCACAAGACGCTGCCCGTCAGCAGTCGGCAG CTTGACGCCGTCGTCCAGCAGTGTCGTTTCTGGACAGGACAGCCTATGATGGACATCTTCAGGCCTACGCAACCGCTGGACGGACGAGCGGTGTACCGCTCCAACTCGGCCGCGCGTCTCCGTTCGGCCGCTTTCTCCGCCGTACTCGCAACGGTCGCCGTCTTCATACATTAG
- the tpst1l gene encoding tyrosylprotein sulfotransferase 1, like, translating to MRVSRSNVLLGCVLLCSASLLYLGLSGLDCPPKSQSARWSALRRSSANGNASLGERPPEDTPLIFIGGFPRSGTTLMRVMLDAHKAVRCGEETRVIPRLLTMRASWSRSVKERIRLDEAGVTDQVLDTAVRAFLLEVIVGHGEPAPRLCNKDPFALKSLTYLAHIFPKSKFVLMVRDGRASIHSVISRKVTISGFDLNNPRDCLSKWSNAVETMFNQCVAAGQDRCLPVRYEHLVLQPEREMRKLLRFLELQWDPAVLHHEELIGKAGGVSLSKVERSTDQVVKPVNTDALAKWVGHIPDDVVEHMANVAPMLARLGYDPRANPPDYARAPSLSNPALMAEPSGPA from the exons ATGCGAGTGAGCCGCTCCAATGTTCTGCTGGGCTGCGTCCTCCTCTGCTCGGCCTCTTTGCTCTACCTGGGCCTGAGCGGGCTGGACTGCCCCCCCAAGAGCCAGAGCGCCCGCTGGTCGGCGCTGCGTCGAAGCTCCGCCAACGGCAACGCCTCGCTGGGCGAGCGGCCGCCAGAGGACACGCCCCTCATCTTCATCGGCGGCTTCCCCCGCAGCGGCACCACGCTGATGCGGGTCATGCTGGACGCCCACAAGGCCGTCCGCTGCGGGGAGGAGACCCGCGTCATCCCGCGGCTCCTCACCATGCGAGCCTCCTGGAGCCGCTCGGTCAAGGAGCGCATACGCCTGGACGAGGCCGGGGTCACCGACCAGGTCCTCGACACAGCCGTGCGCGCCTTCCTCTTGGAG GTCATCGTGGGCCATGGCGAGCCGGCCCCCCGCCTGTGCAACAAAGACCCCTTCGCCTTGAAGTCTCTCACCTACTTGGCTCACATCTTCCCCAAGAGCAAGTTTGTGTTGATGGTGCGCGACGGACGCGCTTCCATACACTCGGTCATCTCACGCAAG GTTACCATTTCGGGCTTCGATCTGAACAACCCGCGCGACTGCCTGAGCAAATGGAGCAACGCGGTGGAGACCATGTTCAACCAGTGCGTGGCGGCGGGACAGGACCGCTGCTTGCCGGTGCGCTACGAGCACCTGGTGCTGCAACCCGAGCGGGAGATGAGGAAGCTGCTGCGCTTCCTGGAGCTTCAGTGGGACCCGGCCGTCCTGCACCACGAGGAGCTCATCGGCAAGGCCGGCGGGGTCTCCCTGTCCAA GGTTGAGCGCTCCACCGACCAGGTGGTGAAACCGGTGAACACCGACGCCCTGGCCAAGTGGGTGGGCCACATCCCCGACGACGTGGTGGAGCACATGGCCAATGTGGCCCCCATGTTGGCTCGCCTGGGCTACGACCCGCGTGCCAACCCGCCCGACTACGCCCGCGCACCTTCGCTCTCCAACCCAGCACTG ATGGCAGAACCTTCCGGACCTGCCTAG
- the LOC144068579 gene encoding aldehyde dehydrogenase family 3 member A2-like, giving the protein MSREEKAVAKARLAFETGRSKCVEHRIRQLKNLQRFLTERRQEICLAIKKDLNKSEVVCELFETLGLEEELGLAIHRVKDWAAPRPVEKNLMTMADTVYVKAEPLGVVLIIGAWNYPWAVTLQPLIGAIAAGNAAVVKPSEVCVHTAKVMEDLLPLYLDKELYPVVTGGVAETQTLLQQKFDHIFYTGNSAVGKLIMAAAAKHLTPVTLELGGKSPCYIDSKCNLAVACRRVAWGKFTNCGQTCIAPDYVLCEPGMQKDIIQEIRKAIEEFYTDDPRTCPDYGRIINQRHFKRIMNLMEDSTVAVGGDNDGDDCFIAPTVLRDVKPDAKVMQEEIFGPLLPILPIGGLDEAIRFINKGEKPLALYVFSDDTKVIKKMRDETSSGGLLANDCLVHYSVSSLPFGGVGNSGMGCYHGKHTFDQLSHLRGCLIKRLRMEAVNKMRYPPHTEKKLGWARFFILKKFNFRFFGQLLLVSVLALLFAFLIQRCFFHR; this is encoded by the exons ATGTCTCGTGAGGAGAAGGCGGTGGCGAAGGCCAGGCTGGCCTTCGAGACGGGCCGTTCCAAATGTGTGGAGCATCGCATCCGCCAGCTGAAGAACCTTCAGCGCTTCCTCACTGAACGTCGGCAAGAAATCTGCCTGGCCATCAAGAAGGACCTCAATAAG AGCGAGGTGGTATGCGAGTTGTTCGAGACGCTGGGATTGGAGGAGGAGCTTGGCCTGGCCATCCACAGGGTGAAGGATTGGGCGGCACCACGGCCGGTGGAGAAGAACCTCATGACCATGGCTGACACGGTGTACGTCAAAGCTGAGCCCCTGGGGGTGGTCCTCATCATCGGAGCCTGGAATTACCCGTGGGCCGTCACCCTGCAACCGCTCATTGGCGCCATCGCCGCTG GCAACGCTGCTGTGGTGAAGCCATCTGAGGTTTGCGTGCACACGGCCAAGGTGATGGAAGATCTGCTGCCGCTCTACCTGGACAAA GAACTCTACCCAGTGGTGACGGGCGGCGTGGCCGAGACGCAGACGTTGCTGCAGCAAAAGTTTGACCACATATTCTACACGGGAAACAGCGCCGTGGGCAAATTGATCATGGCTGCTGCCGCCAAACACCTGACCCCCGTCACGCTGGAGCTTGGCGGGAAAAGTCCGTGTTACATCGACAGCAAGTGCAACCTCGCCGTCGCCTGCAG ACGAGTGGCCTGGGGCAAATTCACCAACTGTGGTCAGACCTGCATCGCACCCGACTATGTCCTGTGTGAGCCAGGTATGCAGAAGGACATCATCCAGGAGATCCGCAAAGCCATCGAG GAGTTCTACACGGACGACCCCAGGACATGCCCGGACTATGGCCGCATCATCAACCAGCGCCACTTCAAAAGGATCATGAACCTGATGGAGGACAGCACGGTCGCCGTGGGGGGAGACAACGACGGGGACGACTGCTTCATAG CTCCCACAGTTCTGCGGGATGTGAAACCTGACGCTAAGGTGATGCAGGAGGAAATCTTTGGACCTTTGCTGCCCATCCTGCCCATCGGTGGCTTGGACGAAGCCATCCGTTTCATCAACAAGGGCGAGAAACCTCTGGCGCTCTACGTTTTCTCCGACGACACGAAG GTTATCAAGAAAATGAGGGATGAGACATCCAGCGGAGGACTTTTGGCCAACGACTGTCTGGTGCACTACTCAGTCAGCTCACTGCCTTTTGGGGGCGTTG GTAACAGTGGGATGGGCTGCTACCACGGCAAGCACACGTTCGACCAGCTGAGTCATCTTCGAGGATGCCTCATCAAGAGGCTCAGAATGGAAGCCGTGAATAAAATGCGCTACCCTCCTCACACGGAAAAGAAGCTGGGCTGGGCGCGCTTCTTCATCCTCAAGAAGTTCAACTTTCGCTTTTTCGGACAACTTTTGCTGGTCAGCGTCCTGGCCCTGCTCTTTGCCTTCCTCATACAG aggtGCTTCTTCCACCGCTAA